The following are from one region of the Halarcobacter sp. genome:
- the dapE gene encoding succinyl-diaminopimelate desuccinylase: MTIIELFQKLLRFKSITPDDDGAFDFIEEYLGDTWQCIKVDMEGVKNRFYYKKFNDNPQHLCFAGHIDVVPVGQGWDVDPFAADIIDGVITARGTQDMKSGDAAFLYACKHAQNFDGTLSILMTSDEEGEGTYGTIKMLEHLKEIDFIPQYAVVAEPTCEEVFGDAIKVGRRGSINGYITIKGKQGHAAYPEKCINPVHNFASILPKIAGHNLDDGDEYFAPSKMVITDIRGGMEVTNVTPNELKLMFNVRNSTNTTRESVEEFIHENLKGLEYDFRTTQGSFPFVTNKESKVVKAMETSIEKILNVKTKHSTAGGTSDARYFGAFGIEAIEFGVINDTIHSVGERTTVKEVEGLTAVYEDLIKNF, translated from the coding sequence ATGACAATTATAGAACTATTTCAAAAATTATTAAGATTTAAATCTATTACTCCTGATGATGATGGAGCTTTTGATTTTATAGAAGAATACTTAGGTGATACTTGGCAATGTATAAAAGTAGACATGGAGGGTGTAAAAAACAGATTCTATTATAAAAAGTTTAATGATAACCCTCAACACCTTTGTTTCGCAGGACATATAGATGTAGTACCAGTTGGACAAGGTTGGGATGTAGATCCTTTTGCTGCTGATATTATAGATGGAGTTATAACTGCAAGGGGAACGCAAGATATGAAAAGTGGAGATGCTGCTTTTCTTTATGCATGTAAACATGCCCAAAATTTTGATGGGACTTTAAGTATATTAATGACTTCTGATGAAGAGGGTGAAGGAACATACGGAACTATCAAAATGCTTGAACACCTAAAAGAGATAGACTTTATACCTCAATACGCAGTAGTAGCAGAACCAACTTGTGAAGAGGTATTTGGAGATGCTATAAAAGTAGGGCGAAGAGGAAGTATAAACGGATATATAACTATAAAAGGTAAACAAGGACACGCAGCGTATCCAGAAAAGTGTATTAACCCTGTACACAACTTTGCAAGTATCTTACCAAAAATAGCTGGACATAACTTAGATGATGGAGATGAATACTTTGCTCCTAGTAAAATGGTTATAACAGATATAAGAGGTGGTATGGAAGTAACAAACGTAACACCAAATGAATTAAAACTTATGTTCAATGTAAGAAACTCTACAAATACAACAAGAGAGAGTGTAGAAGAGTTTATACATGAGAATCTAAAAGGTTTAGAATACGACTTTAGAACAACACAAGGTTCATTTCCTTTTGTAACTAACAAAGAATCAAAAGTTGTAAAGGCTATGGAAACTTCAATAGAGAAAATACTAAATGTAAAAACAAAACACTCAACAGCTGGTGGAACAAGTGATGCTAGATATTTTGGAGCCTTTGGTATAGAAGCTATAGAGTTTGGAGTAATAAACGATACTATTCATAGTGTCGGGGAAAGAACTACTGTAAAAGAAGTAGAGGGTTTAACTGCTGTATATGAAGATTTAATCAAGAACTTCTAG
- the aldA gene encoding aldehyde dehydrogenase, with amino-acid sequence MADYRVYKNYINGEFISKDETIPVINPADKQVISYIPKGTKDDVEQAVNAAHEAQKSWEKLPAIERASYLRKIAQKIRDNADVLAKTITEEQGKLLGLAMVEVNFTADYMDYMAEWARRYEGEILQSDRPNENIFLFKLPIGVAAGILPWNFPFFLIARKLAPALVTGNTIVIKPSSDTPNNAFEFAKLVDEVELPKGVFNLVSGSGSEVGDSLASNEKVGIVSFTGSVPTGVKIMEAAAKNVTKVSLELGGKAPAIVMGDANIDLAVEAIKNSRVINNGQVCNCAERVYVHKSIEKEFTEKMIKAMSATTYGDPLKEEVDMGPLINEAAITHVQSLVDGAKAQGATVVTGGNIASRTDGFYYEPTVITNVKQDMKIIHEEIFGPVLPIVTFETFDEAIEMANDSEFGLTSSIYTQNIDLAMRACKEIKFGETYINRENFEAMQGFHAGWRKSGIGGADGKHGLEEFLQTKVVYLQYDMNKQG; translated from the coding sequence ATGGCTGATTACAGAGTTTACAAAAATTATATAAATGGGGAATTTATCTCAAAAGATGAAACAATCCCAGTAATAAACCCTGCTGATAAGCAAGTTATCTCTTATATTCCAAAAGGAACAAAAGATGACGTAGAACAAGCGGTTAACGCAGCACATGAAGCACAAAAATCATGGGAAAAACTCCCAGCAATCGAGAGAGCTTCTTATCTTCGCAAAATCGCACAAAAGATTAGAGACAATGCAGATGTATTGGCTAAAACAATTACAGAAGAACAAGGAAAGCTTTTAGGTCTTGCTATGGTTGAAGTGAACTTTACAGCTGATTATATGGATTATATGGCTGAATGGGCTAGAAGATATGAAGGAGAAATCCTTCAAAGTGACAGACCGAATGAAAATATATTTTTATTTAAATTACCTATTGGAGTTGCTGCTGGTATTTTACCTTGGAACTTTCCATTTTTCCTAATAGCTAGAAAGCTAGCTCCTGCTCTTGTAACAGGAAATACAATAGTTATAAAACCAAGTAGTGATACTCCAAACAATGCATTTGAGTTTGCAAAACTAGTAGATGAAGTTGAACTTCCAAAAGGTGTATTCAATCTAGTATCTGGTTCTGGTTCAGAAGTTGGAGATTCTCTTGCAAGTAATGAAAAGGTTGGAATAGTAAGCTTCACAGGAAGTGTACCAACTGGTGTAAAAATCATGGAAGCTGCTGCTAAAAATGTAACAAAAGTTTCCCTAGAACTTGGAGGAAAAGCTCCTGCTATAGTTATGGGTGATGCAAATATTGATTTAGCAGTTGAAGCAATTAAGAACTCGAGGGTTATAAATAATGGTCAAGTTTGTAATTGTGCGGAAAGAGTTTATGTACATAAAAGTATAGAAAAAGAGTTTACAGAAAAGATGATAAAAGCTATGTCAGCAACTACTTATGGTGATCCACTAAAAGAAGAAGTTGATATGGGACCACTTATCAATGAAGCTGCTATAACTCATGTACAATCTTTAGTAGATGGAGCAAAAGCCCAAGGAGCTACAGTAGTAACAGGTGGAAATATTGCTTCTAGAACTGATGGTTTTTATTATGAGCCAACTGTTATTACAAATGTAAAACAAGATATGAAAATAATACATGAAGAGATATTTGGACCAGTTCTTCCTATAGTTACTTTTGAAACCTTTGATGAAGCTATAGAGATGGCAAATGACAGTGAATTTGGTCTTACCTCATCAATCTATACTCAAAATATTGATTTAGCTATGAGAGCTTGCAAAGAGATTAAATTTGGTGAAACATATATAAACAGAGAAAACTTTGAAGCTATGCAAGGATTCCACGCAGGTTGGAGAAAATCTGGTATTGGTGGAGCTGATGGTAAACATGGCCTTGAAGAATTCTTACAAACAAAAGTTGTGTATCTACAATACGATATGAATAAACAAGGTTAA
- a CDS encoding sulfite exporter TauE/SafE family protein — MLGLESIILYILLGLFVGVAAGLLGIGGGGIIVPTLVVIFTMQGMESENIMHMALGTSMATIVITSISSLKAHHKKNGVLWNVVKMMSPGIIIGTFLATFIASILSSLYLAIFFSIFMAYVSSQMIINKKPKPSRKLLNSKGQFFSGTIIGAISAMVSIGGGSLTVPYLIWQNVDVKKAIGTSAAVGFPIAVTGTIGFIINGWDNTDLTHYTLGYVSLPAFFFVSICSYFTAPIGVKLAHTLPSGIVKKIFALLLISLCLKMLFSFI; from the coding sequence ATGCTTGGACTAGAATCAATTATTCTTTATATATTGTTAGGGTTGTTTGTTGGTGTAGCTGCAGGATTACTTGGTATTGGTGGCGGTGGAATTATTGTTCCAACACTAGTTGTTATATTTACAATGCAAGGGATGGAAAGTGAAAATATAATGCATATGGCATTAGGTACATCAATGGCAACAATTGTTATAACCTCTATTTCAAGTTTAAAAGCACATCATAAAAAAAATGGGGTTTTGTGGAATGTTGTAAAGATGATGAGTCCAGGAATTATAATTGGAACTTTTCTTGCCACGTTTATAGCTTCAATATTAAGTTCTTTATATCTTGCTATATTCTTTTCTATTTTTATGGCATATGTTTCTAGTCAAATGATTATAAATAAAAAACCAAAGCCAAGTAGAAAATTGCTAAATTCTAAAGGGCAGTTTTTTTCAGGGACTATTATTGGAGCAATCTCTGCAATGGTTTCAATAGGTGGAGGTTCTTTAACAGTTCCTTATCTAATATGGCAAAATGTAGATGTAAAAAAAGCAATAGGTACAAGTGCAGCAGTAGGTTTTCCCATAGCAGTTACAGGAACTATAGGATTTATCATAAATGGTTGGGATAATACAGACTTAACACACTATACTTTAGGATATGTATCTTTACCAGCTTTTTTCTTTGTTTCTATATGCAGTTATTTTACTGCACCTATTGGAGTAAAACTAGCACATACTTTACCTTCTGGTATTGTTAAAAAAATATTTGCATTATTATTAATATCTTTATGTCTTAAAATGCTTTTTTCTTTTATTTAG
- a CDS encoding GNAT family N-acetyltransferase, producing the protein MNILIINYNKNYSKQIPELFTNTIHKTCNKDYNKEQLEAWANPSIDYKAWDDRLSKTKPYLAIIDNVGFTEFYEDYIDCFYVDANYQGKGVGKELLNHIFKTAKQSGIKTLRVDASITAKPFFEKFGFKELRKNLVSKGNQELVNYSLTLNLS; encoded by the coding sequence GTGAATATACTAATCATAAACTACAATAAAAACTATAGTAAACAAATACCAGAGCTTTTTACAAATACTATTCATAAGACTTGTAATAAAGACTACAATAAAGAGCAACTAGAAGCTTGGGCAAATCCTAGTATTGATTATAAGGCTTGGGATGATAGACTAAGTAAAACAAAACCTTATTTAGCCATTATAGATAATGTAGGATTTACAGAGTTTTATGAGGATTATATTGATTGCTTTTATGTTGATGCAAACTATCAAGGTAAAGGTGTAGGAAAAGAGCTTTTAAATCATATTTTTAAAACTGCTAAACAAAGTGGTATAAAAACCTTAAGAGTTGATGCAAGTATAACTGCCAAACCATTTTTTGAAAAGTTTGGTTTTAAAGAGCTTAGAAAAAATTTAGTTAGTAAAGGAAACCAAGAGTTAGTAAACTATTCACTAACTCTTAATTTATCTTAA
- a CDS encoding LysR substrate-binding domain-containing protein: protein MTLKELNFFYRLSDNPNVSQIANEINISQSAISLAIKSLEKKLGESLFDRVGKKLILNERGKYFKELTYEHFIAITDSENIFKKNKLAGKLNIAASKTIANYMMPNIYYTFLSKYKDVKLDINSLNSSAIVEQILKGSLDIGLIETSFDNPNIIKEKIIDDELIIVTSDKDAPKKSFIDTIDKKWILRESGSGTRDIFMNKLGILAKDINIFMELYEFDEIKKILIKNKDTITAISKVAVEEELKNKQLFQIKLINIDFKREFHLIYHKEKNKNKLFVTFKDFIESQLIKNKNI, encoded by the coding sequence ATGACATTAAAAGAACTTAACTTTTTTTATAGATTGAGTGACAATCCAAATGTAAGTCAAATAGCAAATGAGATAAACATAAGTCAATCTGCAATCTCCCTTGCAATAAAATCATTAGAAAAGAAATTAGGAGAGAGTTTATTTGATAGAGTTGGGAAAAAACTTATTCTAAACGAGAGAGGAAAATATTTTAAAGAGCTTACATATGAACATTTTATTGCAATAACAGACTCAGAAAATATATTCAAAAAAAATAAATTAGCAGGAAAACTAAATATTGCTGCTAGTAAAACTATAGCAAACTATATGATGCCAAATATTTATTACACTTTTTTATCTAAATATAAAGATGTAAAACTAGATATAAACTCTCTTAATTCTTCTGCAATAGTAGAACAAATATTAAAAGGTAGTTTAGATATAGGTCTTATAGAAACCTCTTTTGATAATCCAAATATTATAAAAGAAAAGATAATAGATGATGAACTTATTATTGTAACTAGTGATAAAGATGCACCCAAAAAGAGTTTCATAGATACAATAGATAAAAAATGGATATTAAGAGAAAGTGGCTCGGGGACAAGAGATATTTTTATGAATAAGTTAGGTATTTTAGCAAAAGATATAAATATATTTATGGAATTATATGAATTTGATGAGATAAAGAAGATTTTGATAAAAAATAAAGATACTATTACTGCCATATCAAAAGTTGCCGTTGAAGAGGAATTAAAAAATAAACAACTATTTCAAATAAAACTAATAAATATAGATTTTAAAAGAGAATTTCATCTTATATATCATAAAGAAAAAAACAAAAATAAACTATTTGTTACTTTTAAAGATTTTATTGAATCTCAACTAATAAAAAATAAAAATATTTAA
- a CDS encoding YeiH family protein: MFSKENRKDTISGVLFVALFACAATFLAQFHIFKSLGISPLIIGIVLGMIYANTLRNKLPEKWHKGIVFSTKTILRTGIVLYGFRLTFQSIQEVGINGILISFLIVSLTFIIGYIVGVKFLKLDKEITILTSAGSSICGAAAVLATEPVINAKPYKSAIAVSTVVLFGTIAMFLYPFLYKAGLINFDESTMGVYIGATIHEVAHVVAAGNAVGSVASTDAIVVKMIRVMMLAPFLIVLSIWLAKSAKNKTSNKKGSITIPWFAIIFIGVVGFNSFEFLSLSTIDTINTIDTFLLTMAMSALGMETSIDKFKNVGAKPVYLAFILFLWLIFGGFYLISFVVTF; the protein is encoded by the coding sequence ATGTTTAGTAAAGAGAATAGAAAAGATACAATTAGTGGGGTTTTATTTGTTGCATTATTTGCATGTGCAGCTACATTTTTAGCACAATTTCATATATTTAAGTCTTTAGGTATTAGTCCACTTATTATAGGTATTGTTCTAGGTATGATATATGCTAATACTCTAAGAAATAAACTTCCAGAAAAATGGCATAAAGGGATAGTCTTTTCTACAAAAACTATCTTAAGAACAGGGATTGTTTTATATGGGTTTAGATTAACTTTTCAAAGTATCCAAGAGGTTGGTATAAATGGCATTTTAATAAGTTTTCTAATTGTATCTTTAACTTTTATTATTGGATATATAGTTGGAGTAAAGTTTCTAAAGCTTGATAAAGAGATTACAATACTAACAAGTGCAGGAAGTTCTATATGTGGAGCAGCAGCAGTTTTGGCAACTGAACCAGTTATAAATGCAAAACCATATAAAAGTGCTATTGCTGTATCTACTGTTGTATTATTTGGAACAATAGCTATGTTTTTGTATCCATTTTTATATAAAGCTGGATTAATCAATTTTGATGAATCAACAATGGGTGTTTATATTGGTGCAACTATACATGAAGTTGCTCATGTAGTTGCAGCAGGAAATGCAGTTGGAAGTGTTGCAAGTACTGATGCTATTGTTGTAAAGATGATTAGAGTTATGATGCTTGCTCCATTTTTGATTGTATTATCTATTTGGCTAGCTAAAAGTGCAAAAAATAAAACAAGTAATAAAAAGGGCAGTATAACTATACCTTGGTTTGCAATTATTTTTATAGGTGTAGTTGGTTTTAACTCATTTGAATTTTTGTCTTTAAGCACAATAGATACTATAAATACAATTGATACTTTTTTATTAACAATGGCAATGAGTGCATTAGGTATGGAAACAAGTATTGATAAGTTTAAAAATGTGGGAGCAAAACCAGTATATTTGGCATTTATTTTATTTTTATGGTTAATCTTTGGAGGTTTTTATTTAATAAGTTTTGTAGTTACTTTCTAG
- a CDS encoding ORF6N domain-containing protein, with the protein MQNLPNQLIENQIYEIRGFKVMLDSDLALLYEVETKRINEAVKNNPEKFPEDFYFELNEKEFEFLRSKFSTTKFSKTRTNPKVFTEQGVYMLATILKSKVATEVTINIMRTFTKLREFAITYKDIIIELKNLKEDLRLTREQTYQNTEHIKTAFNILSEILEDTKETEEKVMGFRINK; encoded by the coding sequence ATGCAAAATTTACCAAATCAATTAATAGAAAACCAAATATATGAAATCAGAGGTTTTAAAGTTATGCTTGATAGTGATTTAGCATTACTATATGAAGTAGAAACAAAAAGAATAAATGAAGCTGTTAAAAACAATCCTGAGAAATTTCCAGAAGATTTTTATTTTGAACTAAATGAAAAAGAGTTTGAATTTTTGCGGTCGAAATTTTCGACCACAAAATTTTCTAAAACTAGAACTAATCCCAAAGTATTCACAGAACAAGGTGTTTATATGTTAGCAACTATTTTAAAAAGTAAAGTAGCTACAGAAGTTACAATAAATATAATGCGTACATTTACAAAGCTAAGAGAGTTTGCTATTACCTATAAGGATATAATAATAGAATTAAAAAATCTAAAAGAGGATTTAAGATTAACAAGAGAACAGACTTATCAAAATACTGAGCATATTAAAACTGCTTTTAATATTTTAAGTGAAATTCTTGAAGATACAAAAGAGACAGAAGAAAAAGTTATGGGGTTTAGAATAAATAAGTAA
- a CDS encoding DUF748 domain-containing protein, whose protein sequence is MKNSKLFITILSIFLIYTIIGFIAIPKIAKPQIEKIINENITQKASIEKLKFNPFLLKLSAFNLKISDKNTTTFSLDKLEIDFSLITSLDEKHINFKNLELVNPYINVIENEDGSFNFEKIIKPTEEEKKENEKENSSIKFQIFKTIIKDAKIDFTKLEKNKKPYKLSINNFNYTFYDMGTFKNTLASHSLRLDINNTSKIIINGGLRLSPFEMYGNAQIIDLKPTQFLAYKPNLLNFKISDNANINLKFGYKINAKEDLNLEIDNAIFNLDNLNITKDNNNLISLKNLNLDNLNFNYPQNILDINTINLNNLNSNIKINKDGNINFDKLVNTFESEDEVNKKTNENSKPFSISLKKFSIKDSDITYSDLKNSLNLTTNNIDFELDNLNFKENKLLLKNATLSKAKILFNQEDNDIKIENISLNTNDLELITNDIKLALAKLTISKLSMKNEKNKLKLNSSKTDISILDTTFVQNQIDIRELLIKEPLIEMIDEKNNQTIKAKDINININEISQKDKQLKIVKSSIDEPKINITLGKNTNKKEQIKETISIKKTNPTKKSDFNFDIGPVKINNMKMSFEDKNLPIDFKTDVTELNGEFSRLNSSNSKPTKLNLEGKVDKYGYTKITGTVDINDIKLLTNTNILFKNIAIKNFTPYSGKFIGREIDEGKLNLDLKYNIKNSDLDATNSIIISDIKLGKNIESPDAVKLPLELAIALLENSNGVIDIDLPIKGNIDDPEFSIVPIVWKAFRNLIFKAVSSPFSLLGSLFNIDEEKLKTVQFEVGKSDIIASERESLDAIAKILKQKNKLAINIEPIYNKEEDTKALQYAKVTQLISNEMDKYSNDDEYKLALENLYKNDKFEKTLEELKESFIIKNKEGKELFDNESYVAKIKSLLASKQVVTKEELIKLSQNRIESLKDYLINIKNVEESSLKILETTEGKSSKNKWINFKLTVTTK, encoded by the coding sequence ATGAAAAACAGTAAACTATTTATAACAATATTATCTATTTTTTTAATTTATACTATTATTGGTTTTATTGCTATTCCAAAGATTGCTAAACCACAAATAGAAAAAATAATAAATGAAAACATAACTCAAAAAGCCTCAATTGAGAAACTAAAATTCAACCCTTTTTTACTGAAACTTTCAGCTTTTAATTTAAAAATTTCAGATAAAAATACAACTACTTTTAGTCTCGATAAACTTGAAATAGATTTTTCACTTATTACTTCTTTAGATGAAAAACATATAAATTTTAAAAATTTAGAACTAGTAAACCCTTATATTAATGTTATAGAAAATGAAGATGGTAGTTTTAATTTTGAAAAAATTATTAAACCTACGGAAGAAGAAAAAAAAGAGAATGAAAAAGAAAACTCAAGTATAAAATTTCAAATTTTTAAAACTATAATAAAAGATGCAAAAATAGATTTTACTAAATTAGAAAAAAATAAAAAACCATATAAATTAAGTATAAATAATTTTAATTATACTTTTTATGATATGGGTACGTTTAAAAATACTCTTGCTTCGCACAGTTTACGATTAGATATAAATAATACTAGTAAAATTATTATAAATGGTGGACTTAGATTATCACCATTTGAAATGTACGGTAATGCACAAATTATAGATTTAAAACCAACTCAATTTTTAGCATATAAACCAAATTTGTTAAACTTCAAAATTAGTGATAATGCTAACATAAATCTAAAGTTTGGATATAAAATCAATGCTAAAGAAGATTTAAATCTTGAGATAGATAATGCAATATTTAATTTGGATAATCTAAATATTACAAAAGACAACAATAATCTAATAAGTTTAAAAAACCTAAATCTTGATAATCTAAATTTTAATTATCCACAAAATATTCTTGATATCAATACAATTAATCTAAATAATTTAAACTCAAATATCAAAATAAATAAAGATGGAAATATAAACTTTGATAAGCTTGTAAATACTTTTGAATCAGAAGATGAAGTTAACAAAAAAACAAATGAAAACAGTAAGCCTTTTTCAATAAGTTTAAAAAAGTTTTCTATAAAAGATTCAGATATTACTTATAGCGATTTAAAAAATAGTTTAAATCTTACTACAAATAATATTGATTTTGAACTTGACAATTTAAATTTTAAAGAAAATAAATTACTTCTAAAAAATGCAACATTAAGTAAAGCAAAAATTTTATTTAATCAAGAAGACAATGATATAAAAATAGAGAATATATCTTTAAATACAAATGATTTAGAACTAATTACCAATGATATTAAACTTGCCCTTGCAAAACTAACAATTTCTAAATTATCTATGAAAAATGAAAAAAATAAACTAAAACTAAATTCTTCAAAAACAGATATCTCTATACTTGATACTACATTTGTTCAAAATCAAATTGATATTAGGGAACTTCTAATAAAAGAGCCATTAATTGAAATGATAGATGAAAAAAACAATCAAACAATAAAAGCAAAAGATATAAATATCAATATCAATGAGATATCACAAAAAGACAAGCAATTAAAAATTGTAAAATCATCAATTGATGAACCTAAAATAAATATAACATTAGGTAAAAACACCAATAAAAAAGAGCAAATAAAAGAAACTATTTCAATAAAAAAAACAAACCCTACAAAAAAAAGTGATTTTAATTTTGATATTGGTCCAGTAAAAATCAATAACATGAAAATGAGTTTTGAAGATAAAAACCTTCCTATTGATTTTAAAACTGATGTAACTGAACTAAATGGTGAGTTTTCAAGATTAAACTCAAGTAATTCAAAACCAACAAAATTAAATTTAGAAGGTAAAGTTGATAAATATGGATATACAAAAATAACAGGTACTGTAGATATAAATGATATAAAACTTCTAACAAATACAAATATACTTTTTAAAAATATTGCAATTAAAAATTTTACTCCATATTCTGGTAAATTTATAGGAAGAGAGATAGATGAAGGTAAATTAAATCTAGATTTAAAATATAACATAAAAAATTCAGATTTAGATGCAACAAATTCTATTATCATTAGTGATATAAAACTTGGTAAAAATATTGAAAGTCCTGATGCTGTTAAATTACCTTTAGAATTAGCAATTGCTTTATTAGAAAACTCTAATGGAGTTATTGATATAGATTTACCAATAAAAGGAAATATTGATGATCCTGAATTTTCAATTGTACCAATAGTTTGGAAAGCCTTTAGAAATTTAATATTTAAAGCTGTTTCATCACCTTTTAGTCTATTAGGGTCGTTATTTAATATAGATGAAGAGAAACTAAAAACTGTACAATTTGAAGTAGGAAAAAGTGATATTATTGCCTCTGAAAGGGAATCTTTAGATGCTATTGCGAAAATATTAAAACAGAAAAATAAACTTGCAATAAATATTGAACCTATATATAATAAAGAAGAAGATACAAAAGCACTACAATATGCTAAAGTAACTCAATTAATAAGTAATGAGATGGATAAATATTCAAATGATGATGAATATAAACTTGCATTAGAAAATCTTTATAAAAATGATAAGTTTGAAAAAACTTTAGAAGAGTTAAAAGAATCGTTTATAATAAAAAATAAAGAGGGAAAAGAGTTATTCGACAATGAA
- a CDS encoding ion transporter, which translates to MDFQSNLYLIFEKPTKHKYGVFFQVLIYLNILVSITVMFLETEKSLSEYFTLFEKINMVNIFLFTIEYILRLYSRKRNKIKYMFTPFMIIDLVVLLPFYLTIFNIDLGFLRGLRVIRIFKLFRLAKFNEFDKLIIDIFKEKKEEFLYIVIAIFVLLFTLTPLVYFVESKAQPEVFTSMSTTLWWAVTTFTTVGYGDMYPITTVGRILTTFVSALGIAFYAIPGSIFTSSLLDKINEKRKNKENEQ; encoded by the coding sequence ATGGATTTTCAAAGTAACTTATATCTGATTTTTGAAAAACCAACAAAACATAAATATGGTGTATTCTTTCAAGTTCTTATATACTTGAATATACTTGTTAGTATAACAGTGATGTTTCTTGAGACAGAGAAGTCACTAAGTGAGTATTTTACACTATTTGAAAAAATCAATATGGTAAATATATTTTTATTTACCATAGAGTATATACTAAGACTATATTCAAGAAAGAGAAACAAGATAAAATATATGTTTACTCCTTTTATGATTATAGACTTGGTTGTATTATTGCCTTTTTATTTAACAATCTTCAATATAGACCTAGGTTTCCTAAGAGGTCTTAGAGTAATAAGAATATTCAAACTGTTTAGACTAGCAAAGTTTAATGAGTTTGATAAACTTATAATAGATATCTTCAAAGAAAAGAAAGAGGAGTTTCTATATATAGTAATAGCTATATTTGTATTACTGTTTACCTTAACACCTTTAGTTTATTTTGTAGAATCAAAAGCACAACCTGAAGTATTTACTAGTATGTCTACAACATTATGGTGGGCTGTTACTACTTTTACAACTGTAGGGTATGGGGATATGTATCCTATTACAACTGTGGGCAGAATTCTAACAACCTTTGTTAGTGCCTTGGGGATTGCCTTTTATGCTATTCCTGGAAGTATCTTTACAAGTAGTTTATTAGATAAGATAAATGAAAAAAGAAAAAATAAAGAGAATGAACAATAA